A section of the Chryseobacterium scophthalmum genome encodes:
- a CDS encoding alpha-L-fucosidase, with protein MLSKKTKTVFFSSLLISSTFFSQAHNVSEGYQKPTDPLVIQNLENWQDLKFGLFMHWGTYSQWGIVESWSLCPEDESWTQRKPEHGKSYNEYVENYENLQKTFNPTQFNPQKWADATKKAGMKYVVFTTKHHDGFAMFDTQHSDYKITSSKTPFSKDPKADVTKEIFNTFRNDGFKIGAYFSKPDWHSDDYWWPYFPPKDRNVNYDPKKYPERWNSFKNFTFNQLNEITSNYGKVDILWLDGGWVRPFHTIDPNVEWQRTIKVEQDIDMDKIGMMARKNQPGIIVVDRTVPGKWENYVTPEQAVPEKPLTIPWESCITMGDSFSYVPNDNYKSSQKIIETLVKIISRGGNYLMNIAPGPNGDYDAIVYERLKEISAWMNDNQSAVFATRAIAPYHDGNFYYTQSKDGRTVNIFHLDEKVNYESPETLSFAIPENFKPKSVKILGLNNKIQWKKTGNSIELVLPKERTQLKYSTVIQITQ; from the coding sequence ATGTTAAGTAAAAAAACTAAAACTGTATTTTTCTCATCATTACTCATATCATCTACTTTTTTTTCACAAGCGCACAATGTTTCGGAAGGTTATCAAAAACCGACAGATCCATTGGTCATTCAAAATCTTGAAAATTGGCAGGATTTAAAATTCGGACTCTTCATGCATTGGGGAACGTACAGCCAATGGGGAATTGTCGAAAGTTGGAGTCTTTGTCCCGAAGATGAATCCTGGACTCAAAGAAAACCTGAACACGGAAAATCTTATAATGAATATGTAGAAAACTACGAAAACCTTCAGAAAACTTTTAATCCGACGCAATTCAATCCTCAAAAATGGGCAGATGCGACGAAAAAAGCGGGTATGAAATATGTGGTTTTCACAACAAAGCATCACGATGGTTTTGCGATGTTTGATACGCAACATTCTGATTATAAGATTACTTCTTCAAAAACTCCTTTTTCTAAAGATCCAAAAGCGGATGTGACAAAGGAAATTTTCAATACATTTCGAAATGACGGCTTCAAAATCGGAGCCTATTTCTCAAAACCCGATTGGCATTCCGATGATTATTGGTGGCCGTATTTTCCGCCAAAAGACCGAAATGTAAACTACGATCCGAAAAAATATCCTGAAAGATGGAACAGTTTTAAAAACTTTACTTTTAATCAGCTAAATGAAATCACTTCAAACTATGGTAAAGTAGATATTCTTTGGTTAGACGGAGGTTGGGTCCGTCCGTTTCACACGATCGATCCAAATGTTGAATGGCAAAGAACCATCAAGGTTGAACAGGATATCGACATGGATAAAATAGGGATGATGGCTCGCAAAAATCAACCCGGAATTATCGTTGTAGACCGTACTGTTCCAGGAAAATGGGAAAATTATGTGACTCCCGAACAAGCCGTTCCCGAAAAACCTCTTACAATTCCTTGGGAGAGCTGCATTACGATGGGTGATTCATTTTCGTACGTTCCCAATGACAATTATAAATCATCTCAGAAAATCATTGAAACTTTAGTTAAAATTATTTCAAGAGGCGGAAATTATCTGATGAATATTGCTCCCGGACCAAACGGAGATTATGATGCGATTGTTTATGAAAGATTAAAAGAAATTTCAGCTTGGATGAATGACAATCAATCTGCAGTTTTTGCAACAAGAGCTATTGCGCCTTATCACGATGGAAATTTTTATTATACCCAAAGTAAAGATGGAAGAACAGTTAATATTTTTCACTTGGATGAAAAAGTAAATTATGAATCTCCTGAGACATTAAGCTTTGCAATTCCTGAAAATTTTAAACCAAAGTCAGTGAAAATTTTAGGTTTAAATAATAAAATTCAATGGAAGAAAACAGGTAATTCAATTGAACTCGTCTTACCAAAAGAAAGAACTCAATTAAAATATTCAACCGTTATTCAAATTACACAATAA
- a CDS encoding glycoside hydrolase family 3 N-terminal domain-containing protein, whose amino-acid sequence MLFKLRFKITVISLLSTTFITAQKPLYKDPKQPVEVRVQDLLKRMTPEEKFWQCFMIPGDLDNVPKGQYVHGIFGLQVSAGNQGGGVAGQLLKYNANEDAERLAKKINAIQKYFVEESRLGIPIIPFDEALHGLMREGATAFPQAIGLSATFNPELMKEVSTAIAKESKLRGIRQILTPVVNLASDVRWGRTEETYGEDPFLTSVMGVNFVSSFENMGIITTPKHFLANVGEGGRDSYPIHWSKRYLEETHLIPFQKAFNLGKSRSVMTSYNLLDGRPSTANHWLLTEKLKNEWNFKGFVISDASAVGGANVLHFTAKDYDDASAQAINAGLDVIFQTEYQHYKLFIPPFLDGRISKERIDDAVSRVLRAKFELGLFENPYVSNKNIEELKKINHKPLAEKTAIESFVLLQNNNKTLPISDNYKKILIVGTDAVDARLGGYSGPGNKKVSILDGIKNFIKNKNIGITYSKGIDWNLKNFVTIPTEFLSFENKKGLKGNYFSNSDLKGNPAFEKQDEQLNFKWTLYSPNPEKLQPDNYSVRWTGKLEAPNSGKYQLGLRGNDGFRLYLNGKLLIDNWEKLSYSTKTVELDLNKGQRSDIVIEFHENRGEANIELIWNYGLNNYQKDFNQALQLAQNADYIIVTAGIHEGEFQDRSSLSLPGNQEQFIHEVSKLNKPTTVVLVGGSAIKTTDWKDKVGAILDVWYPGEEGGNAIAKVLFGAEDPSGKLPITFPIEEGQLPLTYDHHPTGRGNDYHDLSGEPLYPFGFGLSYTTFEIFDLQLNQAKYSENDTIIAKVTIKNTGSKAGSEVVQLYVKDLLASVSRPIIELKGLKKVFLKPGESKQVSIEVPVKELQFLDEKMNWIVEKGTYRIMVGNSSKNLPLKQNIEVQ is encoded by the coding sequence ATGCTTTTTAAACTCAGATTTAAAATTACAGTAATTTCATTATTGAGCACAACATTTATTACCGCTCAAAAACCTTTATATAAAGACCCCAAACAACCTGTTGAAGTCAGAGTTCAGGATTTGCTAAAACGCATGACGCCAGAAGAAAAATTCTGGCAGTGTTTTATGATTCCCGGAGATTTGGATAATGTTCCGAAAGGTCAATATGTCCACGGAATTTTCGGATTGCAGGTGAGTGCAGGAAATCAAGGTGGAGGAGTTGCTGGACAATTATTGAAATACAATGCTAACGAAGATGCGGAAAGATTAGCAAAAAAAATCAATGCCATTCAAAAATATTTTGTTGAAGAATCGCGATTGGGAATTCCTATTATTCCTTTTGACGAAGCCTTACATGGATTGATGCGTGAAGGTGCAACCGCTTTTCCACAGGCGATCGGTTTGTCGGCAACCTTCAATCCTGAGTTAATGAAAGAAGTTTCGACAGCCATTGCAAAAGAATCAAAATTGAGAGGAATTCGTCAGATCTTAACTCCGGTTGTGAATTTGGCGAGTGATGTTCGATGGGGAAGAACGGAGGAAACGTATGGTGAAGACCCATTTTTGACTTCCGTAATGGGTGTAAATTTTGTCAGTTCTTTTGAAAATATGGGAATTATTACCACTCCAAAACATTTTTTAGCAAATGTAGGTGAAGGCGGAAGAGATTCTTACCCGATCCATTGGAGTAAAAGATATTTAGAGGAAACACATCTAATTCCTTTTCAAAAAGCTTTTAATCTGGGAAAAAGCCGTTCGGTGATGACTTCTTATAATTTGTTGGATGGGCGACCTTCAACAGCAAATCATTGGTTGTTGACCGAAAAATTAAAAAATGAATGGAATTTCAAAGGTTTCGTTATCAGCGATGCAAGTGCGGTTGGTGGAGCAAATGTTCTGCATTTTACAGCAAAAGATTATGATGACGCTTCTGCACAGGCAATCAATGCTGGTCTTGACGTAATTTTCCAAACAGAATATCAACATTATAAATTGTTTATTCCGCCGTTTTTGGATGGAAGAATTTCTAAGGAAAGAATTGATGATGCCGTTTCGAGAGTTTTGAGAGCAAAATTTGAATTGGGTTTGTTTGAAAATCCTTACGTTTCCAACAAAAATATTGAAGAATTAAAGAAAATCAATCATAAACCATTAGCGGAAAAAACGGCTATCGAATCTTTTGTTTTGCTTCAAAATAATAATAAAACACTTCCGATTTCGGATAATTATAAAAAGATTTTAATCGTTGGAACCGATGCTGTTGATGCAAGATTAGGCGGTTATTCTGGGCCGGGAAATAAGAAAGTAAGTATTTTGGATGGAATTAAAAATTTCATTAAAAATAAAAATATTGGAATCACTTATTCAAAAGGAATTGACTGGAATCTAAAGAATTTTGTCACGATTCCAACTGAGTTTTTATCTTTCGAAAATAAAAAAGGATTAAAAGGAAATTATTTTTCCAATTCAGATTTAAAAGGAAACCCTGCTTTTGAAAAGCAAGATGAACAGCTGAATTTTAAATGGACCTTATATTCTCCAAATCCTGAAAAGCTACAGCCAGACAACTATAGTGTTCGTTGGACAGGAAAACTGGAAGCTCCAAATTCTGGAAAATATCAATTAGGACTTCGTGGAAATGACGGTTTTAGATTGTATTTAAACGGAAAATTACTGATTGACAATTGGGAAAAGCTAAGCTATTCAACGAAAACGGTTGAGCTTGATCTTAATAAAGGTCAAAGATCTGATATTGTTATTGAGTTTCATGAAAATAGGGGAGAAGCAAATATAGAACTGATCTGGAATTATGGTTTAAATAATTATCAAAAAGATTTTAATCAGGCTCTACAATTAGCTCAAAATGCAGATTATATCATCGTTACCGCAGGAATTCATGAAGGTGAATTTCAGGATCGTTCTTCTTTGAGTCTTCCGGGAAACCAGGAACAGTTTATTCATGAAGTTTCAAAGTTAAATAAACCGACAACAGTTGTTTTGGTCGGCGGTTCTGCGATAAAAACGACCGATTGGAAAGATAAAGTAGGAGCGATCTTAGATGTTTGGTATCCAGGAGAAGAAGGTGGAAATGCGATTGCAAAAGTTCTTTTCGGAGCTGAAGATCCTTCGGGAAAATTGCCAATTACGTTCCCGATCGAAGAAGGGCAATTACCTTTAACGTATGATCATCATCCGACAGGAAGAGGAAATGATTATCACGATTTGAGCGGTGAACCATTGTATCCGTTTGGTTTTGGATTGAGTTATACGACTTTCGAAATTTTTGATTTACAATTAAATCAAGCAAAATATTCTGAAAATGATACCATTATTGCAAAGGTAACTATAAAAAATACTGGCTCAAAAGCTGGAAGTGAAGTTGTTCAATTGTATGTGAAAGATTTGCTGGCTTCAGTTTCAAGACCGATTATTGAATTGAAAGGTTTGAAAAAAGTATTTTTAAAACCGGGAGAATCTAAACAGGTTTCGATTGAAGTTCCTGTGAAAGAACTACAGTTTTTAGATGAGAAAATGAACTGGATCGTAGAAAAGGGAACATATAGAATTATGGTTGGAAATTCTTCAAAAAACCTTCCTCTAAAACAGAATATTGAAGTTCAATAA
- the lpdA gene encoding dihydrolipoyl dehydrogenase translates to MNYDIIVIGSGPGGYVTAIRAAQLGFKTAIIEKENLGGICLNWGCIPTKALLKSAQVFHYINHAEDYGLNKVEASFEFPNVIQRSRGVASKMSKGIEFLMKKNKIDVILGTAKVQKGKKVSVTDKEGKVTEYTGTHIILATGARSRELPNLPQDGKKVIGYRQALSLPEQPKSMIVVGSGAIGVEFADFYNTMGTKVTVVEFLPNIVPVEDEDISKHLEKSLKKSGIEIMTNASVESVDTSGNGVKATVKTANGNVTLEADILLSAVGIAANIENIGLEEVGIQTDKGRVLVNEWYETSVPGYYAIGDIIPTQALAHVASAEGITCVEKIKGMHVEKIDYGNIPGCTYCHPEVASVGLTEKQAKEKGYELKVGKFPLSASGKATANGNTDGFIKVIFDAKYGEWLGCHMIGEGVTDMVAEAVVARKLETTGHEIIKSIHPHPTVSEAIMEAAAAAYGEVIHI, encoded by the coding sequence ATGAATTACGATATTATTGTCATCGGAAGTGGTCCTGGTGGATATGTTACAGCAATCAGAGCGGCACAATTGGGTTTCAAAACTGCAATTATCGAGAAAGAAAACTTAGGAGGAATCTGCCTTAACTGGGGATGTATTCCAACCAAAGCTTTGTTGAAGTCGGCTCAGGTTTTTCATTATATTAATCATGCAGAAGACTATGGTTTGAATAAAGTGGAAGCTAGTTTTGAGTTTCCAAACGTTATTCAGAGAAGCCGTGGTGTTGCCTCTAAAATGAGCAAAGGAATTGAGTTCTTGATGAAAAAGAACAAAATCGATGTTATTTTAGGAACTGCAAAAGTACAAAAAGGTAAAAAAGTTTCTGTTACAGATAAAGAAGGAAAAGTAACTGAATATACAGGAACTCACATTATTTTGGCTACAGGAGCTCGTTCTAGAGAGTTACCAAACTTGCCTCAAGATGGTAAAAAAGTAATCGGATACAGACAGGCACTATCTCTTCCTGAGCAGCCAAAATCTATGATCGTTGTAGGTTCTGGAGCTATCGGAGTAGAATTTGCTGATTTTTATAACACAATGGGTACCAAAGTAACTGTTGTAGAATTTTTACCAAACATCGTTCCTGTAGAAGATGAGGATATCTCTAAGCACTTAGAGAAATCTCTTAAGAAATCAGGGATCGAGATCATGACAAATGCTTCTGTAGAAAGCGTTGACACAAGCGGAAACGGTGTGAAAGCTACTGTAAAAACTGCAAACGGAAACGTAACTCTTGAAGCTGATATTTTGCTTTCTGCTGTAGGAATTGCTGCAAACATCGAGAACATTGGCCTTGAAGAAGTGGGAATTCAAACAGATAAAGGTAGAGTTTTGGTAAACGAATGGTACGAAACTTCAGTTCCTGGTTACTATGCGATCGGAGATATTATCCCAACTCAGGCTTTGGCACACGTTGCTTCTGCTGAAGGTATTACTTGTGTAGAAAAAATCAAAGGAATGCACGTTGAGAAAATCGACTATGGCAATATTCCTGGATGTACTTACTGTCACCCGGAAGTTGCTTCTGTTGGTCTTACAGAAAAGCAGGCTAAAGAAAAAGGTTACGAGCTTAAAGTTGGTAAATTCCCTCTTTCTGCAAGTGGAAAAGCTACTGCAAACGGAAACACAGATGGTTTCATCAAAGTAATTTTTGACGCTAAATACGGTGAGTGGTTAGGTTGTCATATGATTGGTGAAGGTGTAACTGATATGGTTGCTGAAGCGGTTGTTGCTAGAAAATTAGAAACGACTGGTCACGAAATTATTAAGTCAATTCACCCGCATCCAACAGTTTCTGAAGCAATTATGGAAGCAGCTGCTGCTGCTTATGGGGAAGTGATTCACATTTAA
- a CDS encoding PH domain-containing protein — protein MFKKLAAEALGLGDIGKIIPSQDYDKVDSDDYILSEDNEKIFFLIKSKRDEYCFTNRALIHIDGASALDRKRVLKRYEYYQFPFSNIALQTAGTIDLDVEISFDIGNVPLMISVAKGQIDQLKDLYKALLAIQQEVHHNHSLLNFSNDSIQKAIGSVASGKQENVSKSQELRAINEYIFAWNTNSFDKYNQKDFSRIFEKYINN, from the coding sequence ATGTTTAAAAAATTAGCTGCGGAAGCTTTAGGGTTAGGTGATATCGGTAAGATTATTCCTTCTCAGGATTATGATAAAGTAGATTCTGATGATTATATTTTATCTGAGGATAATGAAAAAATATTCTTTTTAATTAAATCTAAAAGAGACGAATATTGTTTTACAAACAGAGCGTTAATTCACATCGACGGAGCAAGTGCTTTGGATAGAAAACGAGTTTTGAAAAGATACGAATATTATCAGTTTCCTTTTTCAAATATAGCTCTTCAAACTGCGGGAACGATCGACTTGGATGTTGAAATTTCATTTGATATCGGAAATGTTCCTTTGATGATAAGTGTTGCAAAAGGTCAGATCGATCAGTTGAAAGACTTGTATAAAGCGCTTTTGGCTATTCAGCAGGAAGTTCATCATAATCATTCTTTGCTGAATTTTTCAAATGACAGTATACAGAAAGCGATTGGTAGTGTAGCATCAGGAAAACAGGAAAATGTTTCAAAAAGTCAGGAATTAAGAGCGATTAACGAATATATTTTTGCCTGGAACACCAATAGTTTCGATAAATATAACCAAAAAGATTTCTCAAGAATTTTTGAAAAATATATTAATAATTAG
- a CDS encoding patatin-like phospholipase family protein, giving the protein MNFEKTGLVLSGGGTKGIAHAGVLKFLNEQNIDVDILACCSAGSIVGCLYAIGKKPEEILDFFQSVYFFNWKHFTFNQPGLVSSVIFNTYLKPIFNDMKIGDLNKEVKIVATELVSGTEKIFDNDFLITDAIIASCSIPGITTPYILGEEMYCDGGVLNNFPADIIRDDCDKLIGVFVSPPHDIKIDDLKTIKSIVSRSYDLLSYRIEKVKFEHCDWLISSQDLSSYGTFERRKDRLEQIFNIGYRAAKESFAESNYFTGIKN; this is encoded by the coding sequence ATGAACTTTGAAAAAACAGGATTGGTTTTATCAGGCGGCGGTACCAAAGGAATTGCTCATGCAGGAGTATTAAAATTCTTGAATGAACAAAATATTGATGTGGATATTCTGGCTTGTTGCAGCGCAGGTTCTATCGTTGGATGTCTTTATGCAATAGGGAAAAAGCCTGAAGAAATTTTAGACTTCTTCCAATCGGTCTATTTTTTTAATTGGAAACATTTTACATTTAATCAGCCGGGTTTAGTTTCTTCTGTGATTTTTAATACTTATCTGAAGCCGATTTTCAATGATATGAAGATTGGTGACCTTAACAAAGAAGTGAAAATTGTTGCAACGGAATTGGTTAGCGGAACCGAGAAAATTTTTGATAATGACTTTTTAATAACTGACGCTATTATTGCCTCATGCTCGATTCCCGGCATTACAACACCTTATATTTTAGGGGAAGAAATGTACTGTGACGGAGGTGTTTTGAATAATTTTCCGGCAGATATTATCCGTGATGATTGTGATAAACTGATTGGCGTGTTTGTTTCACCACCTCACGATATTAAAATAGATGATTTAAAGACGATAAAGTCAATTGTTTCGCGGTCGTATGATTTGCTTTCCTATCGCATCGAAAAGGTGAAATTTGAACATTGCGACTGGTTGATTTCTTCTCAGGATTTATCAAGCTACGGAACTTTTGAACGAAGAAAAGATCGTCTAGAGCAAATATTCAATATTGGTTATCGGGCAGCCAAAGAAAGCTTTGCGGAAAGCAATTACTTTACAGGGATCAAAAATTAA
- the ade gene encoding adenine deaminase — MEFTVKANLIDVVAKDIYPAEVIILNKKIVSVKRIEESVDTYILPGFIDAHVHIESSMLVPSEFARIAVKHGTVGTISDPHEIANVLGIAGIDYMIDNAQQVPFHFYFGAPSCVPATNFETAGAVIDSNDIGDLLSRKEIVYLAEMMNFPGVIYKDEEVLKKIEFAKEHNKHIDGHAPGLMGETMKNYFDAGISTDHECFGYDEALEKLKHGVKIMIREGSAAKNFDTLIPLLKDFPEQIMFCCDDKHPDNLIESHINDHVKRALKEGHDLYNVLRAASYNVIHHYNLPIGLLQIGDNADFIEIDNIEDFNILKTYISGDLVAENNTSFIQPIKSEIINNFHCNVKQPSDFKIKSEGEKIRIIETLDGQLITHEIHANTLNINGYAESNTGEDILKIAVVNRYKDAPVAVAFIKNFGLKDGAIASCVAHDCHNIVVVGTNDNDICKAVNAIIKAKGGISLATKTEEMVLELPIAGIMTNLPAEQIAESYIKLDRRSKELGSKLRAPYMSLSFMALLVIPELKLSDKGLFNGKSFEFTDVFI, encoded by the coding sequence ATGGAATTTACGGTAAAAGCAAATTTAATCGATGTAGTCGCTAAAGATATTTATCCGGCAGAAGTTATTATCCTAAACAAGAAAATAGTTTCGGTAAAAAGAATTGAAGAATCTGTAGATACTTATATTCTACCAGGATTTATCGACGCTCACGTGCATATTGAAAGCAGTATGCTCGTACCGTCAGAATTTGCACGAATTGCCGTAAAACACGGTACTGTAGGAACAATTTCGGATCCGCATGAGATTGCCAATGTTTTGGGAATTGCAGGTATAGATTATATGATCGACAATGCTCAACAAGTTCCTTTTCATTTTTATTTTGGAGCTCCTTCATGTGTTCCTGCTACAAATTTTGAAACGGCGGGAGCAGTAATAGATTCTAATGATATTGGCGACTTATTGAGCAGAAAGGAAATTGTTTATTTGGCAGAGATGATGAATTTTCCCGGCGTCATTTACAAAGATGAAGAAGTTTTAAAGAAAATAGAATTCGCCAAGGAACACAACAAGCATATTGATGGACACGCTCCAGGATTGATGGGCGAAACCATGAAAAATTATTTCGATGCCGGAATATCTACAGATCATGAGTGTTTTGGTTATGATGAAGCGCTTGAAAAACTAAAACATGGGGTGAAAATCATGATAAGAGAAGGAAGTGCTGCAAAAAATTTCGACACATTAATTCCTTTGTTGAAAGATTTTCCGGAGCAGATTATGTTTTGCTGTGATGACAAGCATCCTGATAATTTGATTGAGTCTCATATCAATGATCATGTGAAACGTGCACTGAAAGAAGGTCATGATTTATACAACGTTCTTCGTGCAGCTTCTTACAATGTAATTCATCATTACAATTTACCCATCGGTTTATTGCAAATTGGGGATAATGCAGATTTTATTGAAATTGATAATATCGAAGATTTTAATATTTTAAAAACTTATATCAGCGGAGATTTGGTTGCCGAAAATAACACCTCGTTTATTCAACCTATTAAATCTGAAATTATTAATAATTTCCATTGTAATGTAAAACAACCTTCTGATTTTAAGATTAAAAGTGAGGGTGAAAAAATTCGCATCATAGAAACTTTAGACGGGCAGCTCATCACTCATGAAATTCATGCAAACACGTTAAACATCAATGGATATGCTGAGTCGAATACAGGTGAAGATATTCTGAAAATCGCTGTAGTTAATCGCTACAAAGACGCTCCGGTAGCTGTTGCGTTTATTAAAAATTTCGGATTAAAAGATGGCGCTATCGCATCATGTGTCGCTCATGACTGCCATAATATCGTTGTTGTAGGAACGAATGATAATGATATTTGTAAAGCCGTAAATGCTATTATTAAAGCGAAAGGAGGAATTTCTTTGGCAACGAAAACTGAAGAAATGGTTTTGGAATTGCCCATTGCCGGAATTATGACCAATCTTCCTGCTGAACAGATTGCTGAATCTTACATAAAATTAGACAGACGTTCGAAAGAATTAGGAAGCAAACTGAGGGCTCCCTACATGAGCTTATCTTTCATGGCACTTTTAGTAATCCCAGAATTGAAACTAAGTGATAAAGGCTTGTTTAATGGTAAAAGTTTCGAGTTTACAGATGTTTTTATTTAA
- a CDS encoding ABC transporter ATP-binding protein has translation MSLQVINLTKKFGEQTALNNININIDKSEIIGLLGPNGAGKSTLMKSIVGALKIDEGEIIFNGKNISEYEIESKKNIGFLPENNPLYLEMYVKEYLQFVANIHKISEARVDEVIELVGITPEKSKKIGQLSKGYKQRVGLAQAIIHQPDLLILDEPTNGLDPNQILEIRNVVKEIGKEKTVLLSTHIMQEVEALCTRVILIHQGNIIQDCNINDFKGKFESLEDAFASYTQVEKI, from the coding sequence ATGTCTCTTCAGGTAATTAATCTAACAAAGAAATTTGGTGAGCAGACTGCTCTAAACAACATCAACATCAACATTGATAAAAGTGAAATCATCGGTCTTTTGGGTCCTAACGGAGCCGGAAAATCTACTTTGATGAAATCTATTGTCGGTGCACTGAAAATTGATGAAGGTGAAATTATCTTTAACGGAAAAAATATTTCAGAGTACGAAATTGAAAGCAAAAAAAATATAGGATTTCTTCCTGAAAACAATCCGCTTTACTTGGAAATGTATGTAAAAGAATATCTGCAGTTTGTTGCCAATATTCATAAAATTTCTGAAGCAAGAGTTGATGAGGTGATAGAATTGGTCGGAATAACTCCCGAAAAATCTAAAAAAATCGGTCAGCTTTCTAAAGGTTACAAGCAGAGAGTTGGTTTAGCACAGGCAATTATTCATCAACCCGATTTATTGATCTTAGATGAGCCAACGAACGGTTTAGATCCCAATCAGATTTTAGAAATCAGAAATGTGGTAAAAGAAATCGGGAAAGAAAAAACAGTTTTGCTTTCTACACACATTATGCAGGAGGTTGAAGCACTTTGCACAAGAGTAATTCTTATTCATCAGGGAAATATCATTCAGGATTGTAATATTAATGACTTTAAAGGAAAATTTGAGAGTTTAGAAGATGCTTTTGCGAGTTATACTCAGGTAGAAAAAATTTAA
- a CDS encoding sensor histidine kinase, translating into MKKQQFFWLLFILLAIVSGIFAFDFYSQNRWINCFLFSAISLVCIFLAQTSALSYIQKTEKLLLAIQKKDFSLFPETDENSLVENAVKLYYQSKEEHLSHSSYKLLYEEILNQLEIGLMILSEKNNEWEIFYVNPVFLEILEIPKYNYWNLYENKTPNFYNIIEQTQYENSQEFFDISINENTKQSFSLRTKKVQNVKNRFCIISLESVQKIIEQKEKLAWNNLMKVISHELLNTLTPVNSLIQNLEYIANQEVIEKEDQQDMKESLMIINSKSKQLLNFVDDYRQVAELPKPVFKTISLTQIVESALNFLKPEFEKNNIKIVNSLENQVVFADQKMIERCLINLYLNAIFAVSNNNEKIIKTEIKTLNKRIIVSVEDSGIGIQKEIQDKIFLPFFTTRNGGSGIGLTLSKSIMEAHKGYLNYKALDQGSRFEIWFLN; encoded by the coding sequence ATGAAAAAACAACAGTTTTTTTGGTTATTATTTATTCTGCTTGCAATTGTCAGCGGAATTTTTGCCTTTGATTTTTATTCGCAAAACAGGTGGATCAATTGCTTCCTGTTTTCCGCAATAAGTTTAGTTTGTATTTTTTTGGCGCAGACTTCGGCCTTGTCTTATATTCAAAAAACAGAAAAGTTGCTTTTAGCCATTCAGAAAAAAGATTTTTCATTATTTCCTGAAACCGACGAAAACAGTCTGGTTGAAAATGCCGTAAAACTCTATTATCAAAGCAAAGAAGAACATCTTTCTCACTCTTCTTATAAGCTTTTGTATGAAGAAATATTGAATCAACTAGAAATAGGATTGATGATTCTCTCTGAGAAAAATAATGAATGGGAAATTTTTTATGTAAACCCTGTTTTTCTGGAAATTCTGGAAATTCCAAAGTATAATTATTGGAATCTTTACGAAAATAAAACACCTAATTTTTACAATATTATTGAGCAAACACAATACGAAAACTCACAAGAATTTTTTGATATTTCTATTAATGAAAATACAAAACAGTCATTCTCTCTCAGAACCAAGAAAGTTCAAAATGTAAAAAACCGTTTTTGTATCATCAGTTTAGAATCTGTTCAGAAAATTATTGAGCAAAAGGAAAAATTAGCTTGGAATAATCTGATGAAAGTAATTTCTCACGAATTACTCAATACTTTAACACCTGTCAATAGTTTAATTCAAAATCTGGAATATATTGCGAATCAGGAAGTTATTGAAAAAGAAGACCAGCAAGACATGAAGGAAAGCTTGATGATTATCAATTCGAAATCTAAACAATTACTAAATTTTGTGGATGATTACAGACAAGTTGCAGAATTACCAAAACCAGTTTTTAAAACAATTTCGTTGACTCAAATTGTGGAATCTGCACTTAATTTCCTGAAGCCGGAATTTGAGAAGAATAATATAAAAATTGTTAATTCATTAGAGAATCAGGTGGTTTTTGCAGATCAAAAAATGATTGAACGTTGCTTAATTAATCTCTATCTCAATGCAATTTTTGCAGTTTCTAATAACAATGAAAAAATCATCAAAACAGAAATAAAAACCCTTAACAAACGAATTATTGTGAGTGTAGAAGACAGTGGAATTGGTATTCAGAAGGAAATTCAGGATAAGATTTTTCTTCCTTTTTTTACAACAAGAAACGGAGGTTCAGGAATTGGATTGACTCTTAGCAAAAGTATTATGGAAGCACATAAAGGTTATCTCAATTATAAAGCATTGGATCAGGGAAGTAGATTTGAAATTTGGTTTCTAAATTAA